The Rhodopseudomonas palustris genome window below encodes:
- a CDS encoding DMT family transporter produces the protein MPSAPRLFARLADQPYLLLSLTSLFWAGNAIVGRAAAGHFPPVTLSFLRWACAFLIVLPFAARHLIADWGVIRRHLGLMIAISIIGISTFNTLQYTALQYTTAINILLLQSTGPLFVAVWALIVLGIRLTLTQALGIMTSMVGVVVIILHGDIAQLAAIDLNRGDLMFVAAMAVFGLYTALTQRRPSMHALSFLAFSFGCGALFLIPLVGWELTVRSGPELSLANLGSLGYVVLFPSILAYLCYNRGVRLIGANRSAPFFHLIPVFGSAMAILFLGERPHLYHAAGYALVLTGVIVAARKPKTAA, from the coding sequence GTGCCCTCCGCTCCCCGCCTCTTCGCGCGCCTCGCCGACCAGCCTTATCTCCTGCTCAGCCTGACGTCGCTGTTCTGGGCCGGCAACGCCATCGTCGGCCGCGCCGCCGCCGGGCATTTTCCGCCGGTGACGCTGTCGTTCCTGCGCTGGGCCTGCGCGTTCCTGATCGTGCTGCCGTTCGCCGCCCGGCATCTGATTGCGGACTGGGGCGTGATCCGCCGGCATCTCGGGCTGATGATCGCGATCTCGATCATCGGCATCTCGACCTTCAACACGCTGCAATACACCGCGCTGCAATACACCACCGCGATCAACATCCTGCTGCTGCAGTCGACCGGACCTTTGTTCGTGGCGGTCTGGGCGCTGATCGTGCTCGGCATCCGGCTGACGCTGACGCAGGCGCTCGGCATCATGACGTCGATGGTCGGCGTCGTGGTGATCATCCTGCACGGCGACATCGCCCAGCTCGCGGCGATCGATCTCAATCGCGGCGACCTGATGTTCGTCGCCGCGATGGCGGTGTTCGGGCTGTACACCGCGCTGACGCAGCGCCGTCCGTCGATGCACGCGCTGTCGTTCCTCGCCTTCAGCTTCGGCTGCGGCGCGCTGTTCCTGATCCCGCTGGTCGGCTGGGAGCTGACGGTGCGGTCCGGCCCGGAGCTCAGCCTCGCCAATCTGGGATCGCTCGGCTACGTCGTGCTGTTCCCGTCGATCCTCGCCTATCTGTGCTACAATCGCGGCGTCAGGCTGATCGGCGCCAACCGCTCGGCGCCGTTCTTCCATCTGATCCCGGTGTTCGGCTCGGCGATGGCGATCCTGTTCCTCGGCGAACGGCCCCACCTCTACCACGCCGCCGGCTACGCGCTGGTGCTCACCGGCGTGATCGTCGCGGCGCGGAAGCCGAAAACGGCTGCGTGA
- a CDS encoding FAD/NAD(P)-binding oxidoreductase has translation MAHVLILGAGLGGVVMAYEMKDLLGRDDTITVVTKDPIYHFVPSNPWVAVKWRTRDAIEVDLAPVFQRRGIDYRPVPATKVDPDNNRVELADGSVVDYDFLVIATGPELAFDEIEGLGPDGYTSSVCHVDHAIEASEKFEQFCKNPGPIITGAVQGASCFGPAYEYTFILDTELRRRKIRDRVPMTFITPEPYIGHLGLDGVGDTKTLLESEMRQHHIKFMTNSRVARIEPGKMTVEEIADDGSVKKTTELPFGYSMLIPGFRGIAPLRGIDGLVNPRGFVLIDDHQRNPKYRNVFAIGVCVAIPPMGPTPVACGVPKTGFMIESMVTATAHNIRQLLDGQEPTHQATWNAVCLADFGDSGVAFVAQPQLPPRNVNWSSSGAWVHNAKIAFEKYFLRKMSRGESDTFYEKAMLDILGIGKLKKTEQV, from the coding sequence ATGGCACATGTTCTGATTCTGGGCGCCGGCCTCGGCGGCGTCGTGATGGCCTACGAGATGAAGGACCTGCTCGGCCGCGACGACACCATCACCGTCGTCACCAAGGATCCGATCTATCACTTCGTGCCGTCGAACCCGTGGGTCGCGGTGAAATGGCGGACGCGCGACGCCATCGAGGTCGATCTCGCGCCGGTGTTCCAGCGCCGCGGCATCGACTACCGGCCGGTGCCGGCCACCAAGGTCGATCCCGACAACAACCGCGTCGAGCTCGCCGACGGCAGCGTCGTCGACTACGATTTCCTGGTGATCGCCACCGGCCCCGAACTCGCCTTCGACGAGATCGAAGGGCTCGGCCCCGACGGCTACACGTCGTCGGTCTGCCACGTCGATCACGCCATCGAGGCATCCGAGAAATTCGAGCAGTTCTGCAAGAATCCCGGCCCGATCATCACCGGCGCGGTGCAGGGCGCGTCCTGCTTCGGCCCGGCCTACGAATACACTTTCATCCTCGACACCGAACTGCGCCGCCGCAAGATCCGCGACCGGGTGCCGATGACCTTCATCACGCCGGAGCCCTATATCGGCCATCTCGGCCTCGACGGCGTCGGCGACACCAAGACGCTGCTCGAAAGCGAGATGCGCCAGCACCACATCAAGTTCATGACCAACAGCCGCGTCGCCAGGATCGAGCCCGGCAAGATGACGGTGGAAGAGATCGCCGACGACGGCTCGGTGAAGAAGACCACGGAACTGCCGTTCGGCTATTCGATGCTGATCCCCGGCTTCCGCGGCATCGCGCCGCTGCGCGGCATCGACGGGCTGGTCAATCCGCGCGGCTTCGTGCTGATCGACGACCACCAGCGCAATCCGAAATATCGCAACGTGTTCGCGATCGGCGTCTGCGTCGCGATCCCGCCGATGGGCCCGACGCCGGTGGCGTGCGGCGTGCCGAAGACCGGCTTCATGATCGAATCCATGGTGACCGCGACGGCGCACAACATCCGCCAGCTGCTCGACGGCCAGGAGCCGACCCATCAGGCGACCTGGAACGCGGTCTGTCTCGCCGATTTCGGCGATTCCGGCGTCGCCTTCGTGGCGCAGCCGCAACTGCCGCCGCGCAACGTCAACTGGTCGTCGTCCGGCGCCTGGGTGCACAACGCCAAGATCGCGTTCGAGAAGTATTTTCTGCGCAAGATGAGCCGCGGCGAGAGCGACACCTTCTACGAGAAGGCGATGCTCGACATCCTCGGCATCGGCAAGCTGAAGAAGACCGAACAGGTCTGA
- a CDS encoding GNAT family N-acetyltransferase, with product MTATVAPRGQVRALAPADTDRYCNHLVRLDPAARRMRFFEEVSDFHVLFHAGAALSDGRAVVGYVEDDEVRGACELLETDRAQHGAEAAFSVEDDWRCRGIGGLLMAAMIEEARRRGVLRIEMQCLKSNAPMQALAARFTSDLRQIGDTTLAVLDNSPQITAA from the coding sequence ATGACGGCAACGGTCGCCCCGCGCGGGCAGGTTCGCGCACTCGCACCTGCCGACACCGACCGCTATTGCAATCATCTGGTGCGGCTCGATCCGGCGGCGCGGCGGATGCGGTTCTTCGAGGAGGTCTCCGACTTCCACGTGCTGTTTCACGCCGGCGCGGCCCTGTCCGACGGCCGCGCGGTGGTCGGCTATGTCGAGGACGACGAGGTGCGCGGCGCCTGCGAATTGCTCGAAACCGACCGCGCGCAGCACGGCGCCGAAGCCGCCTTCAGCGTCGAAGACGACTGGCGCTGCCGGGGCATCGGCGGGCTACTGATGGCGGCGATGATCGAGGAGGCGCGCCGGCGCGGCGTGCTGCGGATCGAGATGCAGTGCCTGAAATCCAACGCCCCGATGCAGGCGCTGGCGGCGCGCTTCACCAGCGATCTGCGCCAGATCGGCGACACCACCCTCGCGGTGCTCGACAACAGCCCGCAGATCACCGCGGCGTAG